The genomic stretch TAACAAGGCTAGTGTCCATGGCAAGCTCATCATGTTGATGTCAGGAAGTATTTTACAGCGGCGTTTaggaatactatatttctAGACTGTTCTGAGTGCCAAAGTCGATATATTCATCATCTATTGTTTTGATGACTTTCTGTAAGTgcctacaacaacaaccgcacGGTGCATCTCCAAATTCCAACTGTATCAGCACGGTGCGGCGCGCATCCCTGACAGCTCCCGGCAGCGGCAAGCTCGAGGCGGATGGCGGCGTTGCGCACTGGACTTACAACTTCCATCTTGCTCTTTGGCAAAGCAATAATATCTCTTTTACTAGCAACCAGTTTTCCAAGTACGTTACATCCGGTCCAGAATCATACCAAAATCCCCTCGAGAATTTCTACCAAACTCGTCAACATATCACCAGAAACCTTACGTTGCGCGCTTCCGTACACCTGCCATCTGCGACTCGCAGCAATGGCGCCCTCGGCAATGGAAGGGGTTGTCAGCACACGGGATGCCTGGATGaccctcccaccaccgacaTTGCACCCGGTCAAGGAAGCCAGATTCGAGAAATACCTCGAGCCACAAACAGACGGCCGCAAGCGCGCCCTAGCCTTGCCTCAAGGGCAGGCCGCGATTGTCATTGATAATGGTATGCCAGCTTGCTTTGCTgtccccaacaccaagaccaagattGCTAACATGTcaattgtttttttttgtcgtAGGCTCCTACAATGTCCGCGCAGGCTGGTCCTTCGAGGACAAACCCCGATTGTCCATCCCCCCGATCATGTCCAAGTACCGAGATCGCAAGTTAGCCAAGACCTTTTCGTTCGCCGGCCAGGACTGCTACGCCGACACCACTGCGAGGGGACATATCCGCAATGCGTTCGAGGCCGGGACTGGCATCGTAAGCAACTGGGATGTGATGGAGCATGTTTTGGACCACATCTTCATCAAGCTTGGCATGAATGGGGTGGAGGGCGGGATTGATATGCCTATTGTTATGACGGAAGCTGTCGCCAACTTTCCATACTCGAGGAAATGTTTGTGTTTTCCCCCCTTCTATCTTGATACTGTTGTTGTGCTGACACTTTCCAGCCATGGCTGAAATCATCTTTGAGTGCTACCAAGCACCAAGTCTCGTCACTGGCATCGACTCTCTCTTCTCATACCGCCACAACAAGGGCGACACAGGCCTTGTCGTATCCTCATCATACAGCTCAACCCATCTCATTCCTATCTACAACCAAAAACCCATGCTAGCTCAAGCTACGAGGTTGAACTGGGGCGGCTGGCACGAGGCGGAATACCTTctcaagctcatcaagcTGAAGTACCACACCGGTTTCCCCGGGAAGCTGAACGCCTCCCAGGCTGAGCAAATGGTGCGGGACTTTTGCTACGTATCTCTAGACTACGACAAGGAACTCTCGGGGTACCTAGAATGGACCGGCCTGGAGGACAGAGAACGCATTGTGCAATATCCTTACACCGAAGAGGTCATTATTCAGAAATCGGAAGAGGAACTTGCACGGATCGCTGAGCGCAAGAAGGAAAGCGGCCGCAGACTACAGGAGCAAGCCGCCAAGATGCGCCTCGAGCGgctgatgaagaaggaagaggagctggaaTACTACAAAGATGTCCAGAGGCGGCTGGTTGACCAGACCAAGAAGGAGACGAAGCGGATCCTCGATGATGCTGAAGTCAAGGACGAGGCACAGCTCGAGAAGATTatcaaggagctggaaaagacAATCAAGAAGCAGCGGACAAAGGACCTGGGTGAAccagaggaggagcaggaagCCCCTGATTTTAGCCTCCTAGACGTGCCGGATGACCAGCTCGACGAGGCGGGGATCAAGCAAAAGAGGCAGCAACGGCTGCTGAAGTCCAACCACGatgcgagggcgagggccagggcggagaaggaagcTGAAAAGGCGAGGATAGCAgaggaggcgaggttggacgaggagaggagaaCGAATGATCTCGAGGCGTGGCTGGAAGACAAGAGGCAGGCGAGGTTGGCGAAGCTGGCGCAGATCAAGGAACGGGATCGGCTGAAGGCTGATTTGGGCAATCGCAAGTCGCTCGCCAGCCAAATACGCATGAAGAACATTGCCAACCTGGCCTCGGACACACCTACGGGCGGGAGCCGCAAGCGGAGGCGCggaggggatgatgatgactttgGGGCGGATGATGCTGACTGGGGTGTTTACCGGTCGGTGGCTATCGGCGCCAACAAGGGGGActctgacgacgacgaggagggggaagaagattTGGAGGCTGCGGTGAGGGCGCTGGAGGCGGACTTGCTGGAGTATGACAAGGATTTTACTTACGAGAACACGCTTGAGGCGCAGAACGACTGGTCCAAGAGTCTGCTGCATGCGTTTCGGTATGGGCCGAGACCGTTTGATCCTTCTAATCCGGCCGAGACGCACAGGCTGCATCTTAATGTGGAACGGATAAGGGTGCCGGAGGTGATTTTTCAGCCGAGCGCGATCGCGGGGGTTGATCAAGCGGGCATTGTGGAGATTGCGGGGGATATTTTGAATCAGAGGctgatggggttgggaggggaggagtaTAGGGATGAGTTTCTGAGGGATGTTTTCCTTACGGGGGGGAATACGTTGTTTGAGAACTTTGACgagaggctgaggagggggttgatggggttgttgcctGCAGGGAGTGAGTTGAGGGTTAGGAGGGCGGGGGATGCGGTGCTGGATGCTTGGAGGGGGGCGGCGGGGTGGGCGGGGACGGGGGAGTgcaggagggcgagggtgacGAGGCAGGAGtatgaggagaaggggggggagtaCATGAAGGTGAGATTGCCTTTGACATtggtgggagagagagatgtgCTAACAAGTGATATAGGAGCATGATTTGGGGAATGCCTTTGCTGGGTAGATCGGTTTACACAGAGACATAGCAGGGAGAAAATGCAGGTGATCGTGGGACAGGAAAGGGCGCGATGGTTTCGGATGCCTGGAAGGTCTGCATAATGCGATAGGCATAGCAGTGTTATAAGATGTTTATTCATGTATTGTTCCAGTTTTGGGACTGTTGAAAATGTCCTTGCGAGAAGTCTCTCGTGGTGTGAACACCTCATATATCTGCTGCCCCTTCTACACCTAGACTTGGGACTGCTAAGTATGGCTACTATCCTCTCATAAAACCCACCACATATGAACACACAATCCGCCCCGAACAACCACATACGACCACAGACAGCTGAAAatacgggatcccgtccgctctcccctagtcaAACAGCTGATCGCCagactagtactcaggtgggtgaccactggggaatccctggtgtt from Podospora pseudopauciseta strain CBS 411.78 chromosome 3, whole genome shotgun sequence encodes the following:
- the ARP5 gene encoding Actin-related protein 5 (COG:Z; BUSCO:EOG09260QNB; EggNog:ENOG503NVG1), whose product is MAALRTGLTTSILLFGKAIISLLLATSFPSTLHPVQNHTKIPSRISTKLVNISPETLRCALPYTCHLRLAAMAPSAMEGVVSTRDAWMTLPPPTLHPVKEARFEKYLEPQTDGRKRALALPQGQAAIVIDNGSYNVRAGWSFEDKPRLSIPPIMSKYRDRKLAKTFSFAGQDCYADTTARGHIRNAFEAGTGIVSNWDVMEHVLDHIFIKLGMNGVEGGIDMPIVMTEAVANFPYSRKSMAEIIFECYQAPSLVTGIDSLFSYRHNKGDTGLVVSSSYSSTHLIPIYNQKPMLAQATRLNWGGWHEAEYLLKLIKLKYHTGFPGKLNASQAEQMVRDFCYVSLDYDKELSGYLEWTGLEDRERIVQYPYTEEVIIQKSEEELARIAERKKESGRRLQEQAAKMRLERLMKKEEELEYYKDVQRRLVDQTKKETKRILDDAEVKDEAQLEKIIKELEKTIKKQRTKDLGEPEEEQEAPDFSLLDVPDDQLDEAGIKQKRQQRLLKSNHDARARARAEKEAEKARIAEEARLDEERRTNDLEAWLEDKRQARLAKLAQIKERDRLKADLGNRKSLASQIRMKNIANLASDTPTGGSRKRRRGGDDDDFGADDADWGVYRSVAIGANKGDSDDDEEGEEDLEAAVRALEADLLEYDKDFTYENTLEAQNDWSKSLLHAFRYGPRPFDPSNPAETHRLHLNVERIRVPEVIFQPSAIAGVDQAGIVEIAGDILNQRLMGLGGEEYRDEFLRDVFLTGGNTLFENFDERLRRGLMGLLPAGSELRVRRAGDAVLDAWRGAAGWAGTGECRRARVTRQEYEEKGGEYMKEHDLGNAFAG